Below is a window of Vibrio sp. SS-MA-C1-2 DNA.
ATTATGATTTTTTACTAATTTATCCTGTAATTCTTACTATTTATCACTTTTTTCAATAAAAATGGGTTATTTTCTCGCTAAATTTGCTCATTAGGTCAAAAATAACAATAATACCCGCTATTAATTTTTTGAGAAAAGATCTTATGCAATCAACATTCGCTATCTGGCTTGATGCCGCAAGACCAAAAACGTTGCCTCTTGCAATTGCCTCAATTATTACCGGCAGTGCTATCGCTGCTTGGCAAGCTCACTTCTCTCTTTCCATCGCAATCATGGCTCTGATTACTGCAATTTTGCTCCAGACCCTTTCAAACTTAGCTAATGATTATGGCGATGCAGTTCAAGGAACTGATAATGATGATCGCCTAGGCCCACAACGTGCAATTCAATCCGGCTTGATTACTCAAACTTCGATGAAAAAAGCCATTGCCTTTACGATCGTGCTGACTATCATCAGTGGTCTCTATCTAATTAGCTTAGCCTTCTCTAATCCAACAGATATCTTCGGTTTTATCTTGTTGGGGGTTTTTGCCATTATCGCCTCCATCACTTACACAATGGGGACTAAACCTTATGGCTATCGAGGGCTTGGGGATATTTCAGTTCTGATATTCTTTGGCTGGCTTGGTGTTGCAGGGACTTATTACCTACACACAGGTTATGTTGATATGTCGGTTATCTTACCCGCGACAGCTTGCGGATTATTAGCCGTTGCAGTACTTAACATCAATAACTTAAGAGATATTGATAACGATAAAACCTGTGGGAAAATGACCTTAATCGTCAG
It encodes the following:
- a CDS encoding 1,4-dihydroxy-2-naphthoate polyprenyltransferase → MQSTFAIWLDAARPKTLPLAIASIITGSAIAAWQAHFSLSIAIMALITAILLQTLSNLANDYGDAVQGTDNDDRLGPQRAIQSGLITQTSMKKAIAFTIVLTIISGLYLISLAFSNPTDIFGFILLGVFAIIASITYTMGTKPYGYRGLGDISVLIFFGWLGVAGTYYLHTGYVDMSVILPATACGLLAVAVLNINNLRDIDNDKTCGKMTLIVRMGPTWGRKYHVILLSTAVICLALFAIIEIHSPIGWLFIFAIPMLIKHGRAVYQSTNGEAIRPMMGVIVKCALITNILFSIGLVLSI